CCCAAATGTCTTCTGCTTGTTTTCCTAGCAGTTCTTTTACTCGCCCTTTCATCTCTTTTGCTGCTTTATTAGTAAAAGTGATTGCTAAAATATTCCAAGGGTTCACACTTCTTTCTTCAATTAAGTAAGCAATACGATGAGTTAACACTCTTGTTTTTCCACTACCGGCCCCTGCCATTAAAAGAAGCGGGCCTTCAGTAGTAGTAATCGCTTCTTCTTGTTTTTGGTTCATATTTGTTAATAGTTCATTTTGGGAGGTCATTGAACAAACACCCTTTCTTTTTCAATCCCTTTAATTATAGCATGTTCTTTTCTTTCAATAAACCTAACAAACTGGAAGCACGGTTCCAGTTTTTATCGATGATTTAAAAATAAATATTAAAACGACAATACAGCTTACGAAAAGGTATCCATTATGTTTTATAATCAATAACCTACTTTATTATTTTCTTTTCTGATATGTAATGAAAATTTATTGTAGTTTTCTGAAAGCAGCGCTAGAATGATAAAGTAGGAGTGAAAAAATGTTAAAAAAATTATATACAACGGATCAAACACGGTTATATTTTATTCTAAAAGGAGGAATTGTTGGCATTATTTCGGGTGTTCTGGTCAGTATTTTTCGCTTAACCATCGAAAAAATGACAGAATACGTGCAACATTTTTACCTTTTTGCGCAAGAAGAACCACTTTGGCTAATTTTTTGGGCCATGCTCTCTATTGTTGTAGCTATTTTTATCGGCTATCTTATTAAAGCACAGCCACATATTTCTGGAAGTGGGATTCCACAGGTTGAAGGATTATTACAAGAAGAAATTCATTACCGTTGGTTTCCTGTTCTTTTGAATAAATTTGTCGGAGGCATACTTGCTGTTGGCTCTGGGCTCTTTTTAGGACGAGAAGGCCCTTCTATCCAACTAGGGGCATCTGTGGGACAAGGATTAAGCAGTACTTACGATTCTCCTAAGTATGAACAAAAGATTTTAATTTCAAGCGGTGCTAGCGCTGGTTTAGCAGCGGCTTTTAATGCGCCTATTGCGGCTGTTTTATTTATTGTTGAAGAAGTTCATCATACCTTTTCTCCACTTATCTGGTTAACTTCTCTTGTTTCATCCATTATAGCTAATTTTATTTCTCTTTATATTTTTGGTTTACAGCCTGTTTTATATTTAGGCCACATGGAATCTCTACCTTTAAAGTATTATGGTTTATTACTCATACTAGGGATCTTTTTAGGTGTTTTTGGCAGAATGTATCAAAAGAATTTGCTTAATTTGCCTAAGTGGTTTAATAAATTGCCTATCCCCTCGCCTTTTTATGGCCTTGTTCCTTTATTGTTGGTTATTCCGATCGGCTTTTATTTCCCACAACTTTTAGGCGGTGGGAACCAAATTATTTTAAATCTAGAAGAAAATAATCATTCACTTTACTTATTATTATTTTTGTTCCTGCTTCGCTATCTTTTTTCCATGATTTCTTATGGGTCTAATCTTCCTGGAGGAATTTTTCTTCCTATTTTATCATTAGGTGCTATCTTAGGAGCATTATTTGGCGTATTTTCGATTGAATATTTAGGCCTTGAAAGTTTTTACTTGAAGAACTTTATCATTATCGCAATGGCAGGTTATTTTACTGCTATTGGAAAAGCCCCTCTTACTGCCATTATTTTAGTAACTGAAATGGTCGGTTCGATTAATCACTTAATGCCGCTAGGTTTTGTGGCATTAATAGCTTATATTGTAGTGGATTCTTTAGGTGGTCATCCTATATATGAATCATTACTTGATCGCTTAGTTTCCTTTAAAAAAATCGCAGATCCTAATGAAAAAATTGTTATTGAGTTTCCAGTTACTGCTGAAAGTATTTTAGATGGTATGCCTGTCCGTGATTTTGTATGGCCAGAAGAAACTTTACTAGTTTCTATCCGACGTAATGAACAAGATATTTTACCACATGGCGATACTATTTTAAGAATGGATGATACCCTTTTGATACTAACCGATACCGACCATGCAACTGATGTTCGAAGGCAATTAAGAAAAAAGACTTTAATAAAATAGAGTGTTTCACTAATACTTTTAACTAGCTCCAATATGTCCACTTTTCCTACTTTTTGCTTAGTAGATAAGGTTGGTATATTGGTTTTTTCATTATGCTTAGAAAAAATTCCTTGTTCAGCTGTGAATTTGATTGTTTATGCGTGATTTTGATTGATTTTGAAAAAATATCATGCTAGAATGTCTATGGAAGGATTGATTGGAAATGCTTACAGAAAAGAGGCATCAGTTCATACTGGACCTTTTGACTGAAAATGACATCGTAACAATAAATGAGCTTTTGAAACCGCTCAATGCTTCAGAGTCGACAGTTCGTCGCGATTTAAAAAATCTCGAAGAACAAGGGTTACTTGCACGGGTTCATGGAGGCGCTAAAAAAATGCCTCATCTTAGTTTTGAGGCAACCATGGCTGAAAAGGAAGAAAAATTTCATCAGCAAAAAGTACAAATTGCTAAATTCTGTGCCGGTTTATTGGACATAGAAGATGTGATTTATCTTGATGCTGGCTCAACAACGATTGAAATGATTCAATTTATTCCAAATGACCTTTCTATTAAGGTCGTAACGAATTCAGTAAAGCATGCCGCTCTTCTAATTGATCGTCAGATTGAAACGATTATTTTAGGTGGGAATATAAAACTATCAACTAATGCTACACTTGGTGCTACAGCTATGCAGCAGTTAAGTGACTTCCGTTTTAGTAAGAGCTTTTTAGGTATGAATGGCGCAGAGCTTGAAGCTGGCTTTACTACCCCTGACCCTGAAGAAGCAGCGGTTAAACGACAAGCATTACAGCAAAGTCAACAAGCATATGTACTGCTTGATCATTCAAAATTACAACAAGTCACATTTGTACAAGTAGCCTCTTTAAAGTCAGCTACCATTGTTACAAACAGTTGTCCCCAAAAGTTTCGTGAGGATTTCCAAGATCAAACAACGCTAAAGGAGGTTAACTAATGATTTATACCTTAACATTGAATCCTTCAATTGATTATATTGTTCATGTAAATCAACTGAAAACAGGAGAAATTAATCGCATGACCGCAGATTTTAAACTACCTGGAGGTAAAGGGATCAATGTTTCTCGCATTTTACAACGAATAGATGCTAGTTCTTGCCCTCTAGGATTTTTAGGTGGTTTTACCGGTGATTTTATCGAAAAATGGTTAATTGAGGAAGGAATTCAAAGCCAATTTACCCGAGTTAAAGAAGATACTCGTATTAATGTCAAATTAAAGGCAGAAGAAGAAACTGAAATTAACGGACAAGGTCCATCCTTAGCTGAAGATGAGATCAATCGCCTAAAATTTACCTTATCTGAACAAATTACTACCGGTGATATCGTTATTTTGTCTGGAAGTACACCTGGTGGTTTAAGAAAAGACTTTTATCAAGAACTCATTCAAATTATAAAAGATAATGGTGCTGAGTTCGTTATTGATACTACCGGTGAAGATTTATCAGCTGCCCTTTCTAAAGGCCCATTACTAGTAAAACCTAATAACCATGAGCTAGCAGAGCTTTACCATACAACACTTAATTCATTAGACGATATTATTGCTTATGGGAAAAAGCTATTAGAAGATGGAGCTAAAAACGCAATAATTTCTATGGCTGGCGATGGTGCTTTACTTATTACTCCAGAAGGTACTTACCTTTCAAATGTTTTAGAGCGTGAAGTGAAAAACTCGGTAGGCGCAGGAGACTCTATGATTGCTGGTTTTATCGGAAACTTTTCTCAAACAAAGGATCCACAAACTGCTTTCAAATGGGGAGTTGCCTGTGGAAGTGCAACTACTTTTTCTGATGATTTAGCAACAGGAGAATTTATCAACGAATTGCTCCCAGAAGTAACGATAAAAAATATATAGGAGGACTATAGAATGAAAATCAATGACTTATTGGTTAAAGAAGCCATGATCATGGATCTTCAAGCAACAGAGAAAAAACCTGCGATCGATGAAATGGTCCAAAAGCTTTATGATATTGGTAGAATTACTGATCTTGATAAATTTAAAGAAGGTATTTTGGCTCGTGAAGAAGAAACATCTACAGGTTTAGGCGACGGTATCGCAATGCCACACGCAAAAAATGATGCGGTAAAAGAAGCTACTGTCTTATTTGCTAAAAGCGAGCAAGGAGTCGACTATGAATCACTTGATGGACAACCTACCTACCTCTTTTTCATGATTGCTGCTCCTGAAGGTGCTGATGATACACACTTACAAGCTTTAGCAGCTTTATCACGTCAATTAGTCAACCAAGATTTTGTAGCAAATCTTCAACAAGCTCAAACACCAGAAGATGTGCAAGCTGCCTTTGCTCAAGTCGAAGAAGATGACGATGATGACGAAGAAAATGAAAATAAAGACGAAGGTAACGAACAAACAGAAGAAAGTGGCGACCAAGAAAAAGACCGTCCTTTCATTGTTGCTGTAA
This region of Tetragenococcus osmophilus genomic DNA includes:
- a CDS encoding DeoR/GlpR family DNA-binding transcription regulator, with translation MLTEKRHQFILDLLTENDIVTINELLKPLNASESTVRRDLKNLEEQGLLARVHGGAKKMPHLSFEATMAEKEEKFHQQKVQIAKFCAGLLDIEDVIYLDAGSTTIEMIQFIPNDLSIKVVTNSVKHAALLIDRQIETIILGGNIKLSTNATLGATAMQQLSDFRFSKSFLGMNGAELEAGFTTPDPEEAAVKRQALQQSQQAYVLLDHSKLQQVTFVQVASLKSATIVTNSCPQKFREDFQDQTTLKEVN
- the pfkB gene encoding 1-phosphofructokinase, coding for MIYTLTLNPSIDYIVHVNQLKTGEINRMTADFKLPGGKGINVSRILQRIDASSCPLGFLGGFTGDFIEKWLIEEGIQSQFTRVKEDTRINVKLKAEEETEINGQGPSLAEDEINRLKFTLSEQITTGDIVILSGSTPGGLRKDFYQELIQIIKDNGAEFVIDTTGEDLSAALSKGPLLVKPNNHELAELYHTTLNSLDDIIAYGKKLLEDGAKNAIISMAGDGALLITPEGTYLSNVLEREVKNSVGAGDSMIAGFIGNFSQTKDPQTAFKWGVACGSATTFSDDLATGEFINELLPEVTIKNI
- a CDS encoding ClC family H(+)/Cl(-) exchange transporter; this encodes MLKKLYTTDQTRLYFILKGGIVGIISGVLVSIFRLTIEKMTEYVQHFYLFAQEEPLWLIFWAMLSIVVAIFIGYLIKAQPHISGSGIPQVEGLLQEEIHYRWFPVLLNKFVGGILAVGSGLFLGREGPSIQLGASVGQGLSSTYDSPKYEQKILISSGASAGLAAAFNAPIAAVLFIVEEVHHTFSPLIWLTSLVSSIIANFISLYIFGLQPVLYLGHMESLPLKYYGLLLILGIFLGVFGRMYQKNLLNLPKWFNKLPIPSPFYGLVPLLLVIPIGFYFPQLLGGGNQIILNLEENNHSLYLLLFLFLLRYLFSMISYGSNLPGGIFLPILSLGAILGALFGVFSIEYLGLESFYLKNFIIIAMAGYFTAIGKAPLTAIILVTEMVGSINHLMPLGFVALIAYIVVDSLGGHPIYESLLDRLVSFKKIADPNEKIVIEFPVTAESILDGMPVRDFVWPEETLLVSIRRNEQDILPHGDTILRMDDTLLILTDTDHATDVRRQLRKKTLIK